A genome region from Dickeya chrysanthemi NCPPB 402 includes the following:
- a CDS encoding CcdB family protein — protein MQFTVYGNTGKSAIYPLLLDVTSDIIGQLNRRIVIPLLPVEKYPAGRRPDRLVPVVRLTDGKEYAVMTHELASIPVQALGAVFCDASQYRAQVKAAIDFLIDGI, from the coding sequence ATGCAATTCACCGTATACGGTAATACCGGGAAAAGCGCCATTTACCCGCTGTTGCTCGATGTCACGAGCGATATTATTGGACAGTTGAATCGTCGGATAGTGATCCCGTTGCTCCCTGTTGAAAAGTATCCGGCAGGCCGCCGACCGGATCGCCTTGTCCCTGTCGTCAGGCTGACGGACGGCAAAGAGTACGCCGTAATGACGCATGAGCTGGCAAGTATCCCTGTCCAGGCTCTGGGTGCGGTGTTTTGTGATGCGTCGCAGTACCGTGCTCAGGTAAAGGCCGCCATCGATTTCCTCATTGACGGCATTTAG
- a CDS encoding type II toxin-antitoxin system CcdA family antitoxin: MTAKQRSTQSVTMTVERALLVRAREAGINLSATLTTALDAELRHHEAKKWQEENREAIDALNRFHDEHGCFSDEYRTF, encoded by the coding sequence ATGACCGCGAAACAACGCAGCACGCAGAGTGTGACCATGACGGTAGAGCGTGCCTTGCTGGTCCGGGCGCGTGAGGCGGGCATTAACCTGAGTGCCACCCTGACAACCGCTCTGGATGCAGAGCTTCGGCACCATGAAGCGAAAAAGTGGCAGGAAGAGAACAGGGAAGCTATCGACGCATTAAATCGCTTTCATGATGAGCACGGCTGTTTCAGTGATGAATACCGGACGTTTTAA